One Tamlana carrageenivorans genomic region harbors:
- a CDS encoding isopenicillin N synthase family dioxygenase, producing the protein MNRIPSVDLKDFISNDATKKQNFVDAIGKAYEEIGFVALKGHFLNHELEENLYKEIKSFFDLPIETKQKYEIPEIGGQRGYVSFGKESAKGKKEGDLKEFWHFGQYVEDDDALKAEYPENVIVEELPHFNSTGKEAYKMLEKTAKYVLRALAIHLNLEETYFDQYIRNGNSILRPIHYPPITEEPKEAVRAAAHGDINLITLLMGAQGRGLQVQNHKGEWVDAIAEPDELMINVGDMLSRHTNNQLKSTIHRVINPPKELWGTSRYSIPFFMHPISAMKLDVLEACIDKEHPKAYEDITAGEFLRERLIELGLIK; encoded by the coding sequence ATGAATAGGATTCCTAGTGTCGATTTAAAAGATTTCATTTCTAATGACGCTACCAAAAAACAAAATTTTGTAGATGCCATTGGTAAAGCTTATGAAGAGATTGGTTTTGTGGCTTTAAAAGGTCATTTTTTAAACCATGAGCTTGAAGAAAATCTTTATAAAGAAATTAAAAGCTTTTTTGACTTACCTATTGAAACCAAACAGAAATACGAAATCCCTGAAATTGGCGGACAACGTGGTTACGTGTCTTTTGGGAAAGAAAGTGCTAAAGGAAAGAAAGAAGGCGACTTAAAAGAGTTTTGGCATTTTGGACAATATGTTGAAGATGATGATGCTTTGAAAGCTGAATACCCTGAAAATGTTATAGTGGAAGAACTTCCGCATTTTAATTCAACAGGAAAAGAAGCTTATAAAATGCTAGAAAAAACCGCAAAATATGTCTTGCGCGCATTAGCCATTCATCTTAATTTAGAAGAAACCTATTTTGACCAATACATTCGTAATGGCAACTCTATTCTAAGACCCATACACTACCCTCCTATTACCGAAGAACCTAAAGAAGCCGTGCGTGCTGCGGCTCACGGCGACATTAATTTAATTACGCTATTAATGGGAGCTCAAGGGCGCGGTTTACAAGTTCAAAATCATAAGGGCGAATGGGTTGATGCTATAGCAGAACCAGATGAACTGATGATTAATGTGGGCGATATGCTTTCTAGACACACTAATAACCAGTTAAAATCAACCATACACCGTGTTATCAATCCGCCAAAAGAACTTTGGGGAACCTCGCGTTATTCCATTCCATTTTTTATGCACCCCATTAGTGCTATGAAATTAGATGTTCTAGAAGCATGTATTGATAAAGAACACCCAAAAGCTTATGAAGACATTACTGCCGGTGAGTTTTTAAGAGAGCGTTTAATAGAATTGGGATTAATAAAATAA
- a CDS encoding alpha-ketoacid dehydrogenase subunit alpha/beta: MQYQAEHLQENELIALYKNMLFPRMIEEKMLILLRQGKISKWFSGMGQEAISVGVTMALKAEEYILPMHRNLGVFTTRKIPLEQLISQWNGKASGFTKGRDRSFHFGSQAHKIIGMISHLGPQLGVADGIALAHKLQNKNRVTAVFTGEGGTSEGDFHEALNVASVWQLPVIFCIENNGYGLSTPTNEQYHCKDLADRALGYGMESHIIDGNNIVDVFTKVKAIAESIRQNHRPVLIEFKTFRMRGHEESSGTDYVPNSLFETWKTKDPIDNFEQFLQSISVLSEDIINEIKTDFTHNINEAIAISFEESEITPSESVELNDVYQQIKYQEVAVKNDFDNIRFIDAISESLKQSLERHDNLIMMGQDIAEYGGAFKITKGFIEQFGKDRIRNTPICESAIIETAMGLSIAGMKSVVEMQFGDFISSGFNPVVNLLAKSHYRWGQNADVVIRMPCGGDVSAGPFHSQTNEAWFTKTPGLKVVYPAFPYDAKGLLATAINDPNPVLFFEHKALYRTLKQEVPKDYFTLPLGKASVVRKGKDITVISYGAGVHWALDTLDQHQDIAADLIDLRTLQPLDTETIYNSVKKTGKVIILQEDSLFGGVASDISALIMEHCFEFLDGPVKRVASLETPIPFAKNLENQYLPKDRFEKALLTLMAY, translated from the coding sequence ATGCAATATCAAGCAGAACATCTCCAAGAAAACGAATTAATAGCCCTTTACAAAAACATGCTGTTTCCTAGAATGATAGAGGAAAAAATGCTGATTTTATTACGCCAAGGCAAGATTAGTAAGTGGTTTTCTGGTATGGGGCAAGAAGCGATTTCAGTAGGCGTGACTATGGCTTTAAAGGCTGAGGAGTACATTTTACCCATGCACCGAAACCTGGGTGTATTTACAACCCGAAAAATACCGCTTGAACAATTAATTTCCCAATGGAATGGTAAGGCTTCAGGTTTTACAAAAGGTCGCGATCGCTCTTTTCATTTTGGTTCTCAAGCCCATAAAATTATAGGAATGATTTCACATTTGGGTCCGCAATTAGGCGTGGCCGATGGCATAGCATTAGCACATAAATTACAAAACAAAAATCGAGTTACCGCGGTGTTTACAGGCGAAGGCGGTACGAGTGAAGGCGATTTTCATGAAGCCTTAAACGTGGCTTCGGTTTGGCAACTGCCTGTTATATTTTGCATTGAAAATAATGGCTACGGACTATCAACACCTACCAATGAGCAATATCATTGTAAAGATTTAGCCGATAGAGCTTTAGGTTATGGTATGGAATCACATATTATTGATGGTAATAATATTGTTGATGTTTTTACTAAAGTGAAAGCCATTGCTGAAAGTATACGTCAAAATCACAGACCTGTTTTAATCGAGTTTAAAACCTTTAGAATGCGTGGTCATGAGGAGTCTAGCGGAACCGATTATGTGCCAAACAGCCTTTTTGAAACATGGAAAACTAAAGATCCCATTGATAATTTTGAGCAGTTTTTGCAAAGTATATCTGTGCTTTCTGAAGATATAATAAATGAAATTAAAACTGATTTCACTCATAATATTAATGAAGCTATAGCTATTAGTTTTGAAGAAAGTGAAATAACACCTAGTGAAAGTGTAGAATTAAATGATGTTTATCAACAAATTAAATATCAAGAAGTTGCTGTTAAAAATGATTTTGACAACATAAGGTTTATTGATGCCATTTCGGAAAGTTTAAAGCAAAGCCTAGAGCGTCATGATAATCTCATAATGATGGGGCAGGACATCGCTGAATATGGTGGGGCTTTTAAAATCACCAAAGGCTTTATTGAGCAATTTGGCAAAGACAGAATACGCAACACACCCATTTGCGAGTCGGCCATCATTGAAACTGCCATGGGATTATCGATAGCCGGAATGAAAAGTGTTGTTGAAATGCAGTTTGGAGATTTTATTTCGTCAGGATTCAATCCCGTTGTTAATTTATTGGCAAAATCGCATTACCGCTGGGGGCAAAATGCCGATGTCGTGATACGAATGCCTTGTGGTGGCGATGTAAGCGCTGGCCCCTTTCACTCGCAAACCAATGAAGCCTGGTTCACTAAAACCCCAGGACTAAAAGTCGTATATCCTGCATTTCCTTATGATGCTAAAGGCTTGCTGGCTACAGCTATTAACGATCCGAATCCAGTATTATTTTTCGAGCATAAAGCGCTTTATAGAACCTTGAAACAAGAAGTCCCTAAGGACTATTTTACATTACCCTTGGGAAAAGCTTCAGTAGTTAGAAAAGGTAAAGATATTACCGTAATTTCCTATGGTGCCGGTGTACATTGGGCTTTGGATACTTTGGACCAACATCAAGACATCGCAGCCGATTTAATTGACTTAAGAACCCTTCAGCCCTTAGATACAGAAACGATTTATAATTCTGTTAAAAAGACGGGTAAAGTGATTATTTTACAAGAAGATTCACTTTTTGGAGGTGTAGCTAGTGATATTTCTGCCTTGATTATGGAGCATTGTTTTGAGTTTTTAGACGGCCCGGTAAAGCGAGTGGCTAGTTTAGAAACGCCTATTCCTTTTGCTAAAAACTTGGAAAATCAATATTTACCCAAAGATCGTTTCGAAAAAGCATTATTAACATTGATGGCTTATTAA
- the mgrA gene encoding L-glyceraldehyde 3-phosphate reductase — MHINDKSGVQSYQASPNRYDSMTYKRSGKSGVLLPALSIGLWHNFGFVDDLQKGREILRTAFDLGVTHFDLANNYGPPYGSAEENFGIIFKKDFKPYRDELFIATKAGYDMWPGPYGNKGSRKYLISSLDQSLKRMGLDYVDVFYHHAPDPETPLEETMGALADIVRQGKALYVGISNYQPEDTQKAAKILKRLNVPFILHQARYSMFDRWVEDGLLNTLNDNGVGCIAFSPLAQGLLTDKYINGIPEGSRAAKNLTYLNEDTVLSHTEKIQKLHAIAQNRNQKLSEMAIAWILRQPQVASVLLGASSANQLKDNVKALNNLEFNPDELNLIENILSK, encoded by the coding sequence ATGCATATAAACGACAAATCAGGAGTTCAAAGTTATCAAGCAAGTCCAAACCGATATGATAGCATGACATATAAGCGTTCGGGGAAAAGTGGTGTTTTACTACCGGCTTTATCTATTGGCTTGTGGCATAATTTCGGATTTGTAGATGATCTTCAAAAAGGCAGAGAAATACTTCGAACAGCTTTCGATTTAGGGGTTACCCATTTTGATTTGGCTAATAATTACGGTCCACCGTATGGTTCGGCTGAAGAAAATTTCGGTATCATTTTTAAAAAAGATTTTAAACCCTATCGTGATGAATTATTCATTGCTACCAAAGCGGGTTACGACATGTGGCCTGGCCCTTATGGTAATAAAGGGTCTCGTAAATATCTTATTTCAAGTTTAGACCAGAGTTTAAAACGTATGGGTTTGGATTATGTTGATGTTTTTTATCATCATGCGCCAGATCCAGAAACACCATTAGAAGAAACTATGGGTGCTTTGGCCGATATCGTGCGTCAAGGAAAAGCACTATATGTTGGCATTTCAAATTATCAGCCTGAAGACACTCAAAAAGCAGCTAAAATATTAAAGCGCCTAAATGTGCCATTTATACTACATCAAGCCCGGTATTCTATGTTTGATCGTTGGGTTGAAGATGGATTACTAAACACATTAAATGATAATGGTGTAGGTTGTATTGCTTTTTCTCCTTTAGCACAAGGGTTACTTACTGATAAATATATTAATGGTATTCCAGAAGGATCTCGAGCTGCAAAAAACCTAACGTATTTGAATGAAGATACCGTACTAAGTCATACTGAAAAAATTCAAAAGCTTCATGCCATCGCACAAAATAGAAATCAGAAATTATCGGAAATGGCTATTGCGTGGATTTTAAGACAACCACAAGTGGCCTCGGTATTACTTGGAGCAAGTTCAGCTAATCAGCTTAAAGACAATGTAAAGGCATTAAATAACTTAGAGTTTAATCCTGATGAATTGAATTTGATTGAAAACATATTATCGAAATAA
- a CDS encoding mechanosensitive ion channel family protein, with protein MNILKRRFFDYLISLGLDQNLANYINAFVFLLALLVVIFLIDFIIKKIIIQAFTQLSSRTKTNFDDLLVANKVPRNVAHIIPFIIALEFIPDIFEDFSDFEIIVEKGLQVFAIILTLWVVRSVLNTVKDYFKTLPRLRDKPIDSYIQVFMIFAWTVGVFSAIAIMTGIPFINFITGMGALSAIVLLVFKDTILGFVASIQVAINDMVRIGDWITVEKYGADGDVIEINLATVKVQNFDKTITTIPPYALISDSFKNWRGMSTSGGRRIKRSLIIKQSGVKYLSAEDVETLKKIQLLTDYLETRQGDIDSYNSSHQINKDVLINGRNLTNLGVFRKYIDSYLKSHSAVNKDMMIMARQLAPSTQGIPLEIYAFSSDKRWANYEYIMADIFDHLIAALPYFGLEVFELPSDSSFKQA; from the coding sequence ATGAATATTTTAAAACGTCGTTTTTTTGATTATTTAATTTCTTTAGGCCTAGATCAAAACTTAGCTAATTATATCAATGCCTTCGTTTTTCTTCTAGCTTTATTAGTGGTTATTTTCTTAATAGATTTTATTATTAAGAAGATTATTATTCAGGCTTTTACACAGTTGTCAAGTCGTACTAAAACCAATTTCGACGATTTATTAGTCGCCAATAAAGTGCCGCGAAACGTCGCGCATATTATTCCCTTTATTATTGCTTTGGAATTTATTCCCGATATTTTTGAAGATTTTTCAGATTTTGAAATTATTGTTGAAAAGGGGCTTCAGGTTTTTGCTATTATACTGACTCTTTGGGTGGTTAGAAGTGTTTTAAACACCGTTAAAGATTATTTTAAAACCTTGCCCCGATTAAGAGATAAACCTATCGATAGCTACATCCAGGTTTTCATGATATTTGCGTGGACGGTTGGTGTATTTTCGGCTATCGCCATTATGACTGGTATTCCGTTTATTAACTTTATTACGGGTATGGGGGCTCTCTCAGCCATAGTTTTGTTGGTTTTTAAGGATACTATTTTAGGTTTTGTTGCCAGTATTCAAGTGGCCATTAATGATATGGTTCGTATTGGCGATTGGATTACGGTTGAAAAATATGGAGCCGATGGTGATGTGATTGAAATCAATTTAGCCACGGTTAAAGTTCAAAATTTTGATAAAACCATTACCACCATTCCGCCTTATGCCCTAATTTCTGATTCGTTTAAAAACTGGCGTGGTATGTCTACTTCTGGTGGCCGACGCATTAAACGATCCTTAATCATAAAGCAAAGTGGTGTGAAGTATTTGTCGGCTGAAGATGTTGAAACTTTAAAGAAAATACAGTTGTTAACCGATTATCTTGAAACACGTCAAGGCGATATTGATTCATATAACTCATCTCATCAAATAAACAAAGATGTGTTGATTAATGGACGAAACCTGACTAATTTAGGTGTATTCAGAAAATACATCGACTCTTATTTAAAAAGCCATTCTGCTGTAAATAAGGATATGATGATTATGGCACGACAATTAGCACCATCCACACAAGGTATTCCTTTAGAAATTTATGCTTTTAGTAGCGATAAACGATGGGCGAATTATGAATACATCATGGCTGATATTTTCGATCACCTAATTGCCGCACTACCCTATTTTGGTTTAGAAGTTTTTGAACTACCTAGTGATTCTAGTTTTAAACAAGCTTAG
- a CDS encoding DUF3817 domain-containing protein: MFSSINIFRLIALLEGVSYILLLFIATPIKHFYNDPQYVKMLGMPHGLLFVAYVSLAFMFKKEFAWNTKQFLTVLIASVIPFGTFYIDKIYLKKLSTK; this comes from the coding sequence ATGTTCTCATCAATCAATATTTTCAGACTTATTGCCTTATTAGAAGGTGTTTCTTATATTTTATTGTTGTTTATTGCCACGCCTATAAAACATTTTTATAATGATCCGCAGTACGTAAAAATGCTCGGTATGCCACATGGCTTATTGTTTGTTGCCTATGTTTCTTTAGCTTTTATGTTTAAGAAAGAATTCGCATGGAACACCAAGCAATTCCTAACCGTATTAATCGCTTCAGTGATCCCTTTCGGTACTTTTTATATTGATAAAATATACCTTAAAAAATTAAGCACGAAATGA
- a CDS encoding YqaA family protein, with product MKNSSKSKNEKSRIKLLHQYYSYTGFYNFVWQAVKKALPIIIGVVVLVYVINHFFDINKALTELTEILPAWGVLSFFFVSETLLGLIPPEIFIAWAGKMYSPWFFLGLLAVLSYIGGLLAYWMGRTITKIPSVHNYLEVKMEKQLKNSRKWGGFLIVVGALLPLPFSISCIAAGIIKFPFRAVILYGSLRLLRFVIYGLVIFHAL from the coding sequence ATGAAAAACAGCTCGAAATCTAAAAATGAAAAGTCTCGTATTAAGCTATTACATCAGTATTATAGCTACACGGGATTTTATAATTTTGTTTGGCAGGCCGTTAAAAAGGCATTGCCCATCATTATAGGTGTCGTTGTTTTAGTTTATGTGATCAATCATTTTTTTGATATCAATAAGGCTTTAACCGAACTTACTGAAATTCTTCCTGCTTGGGGGGTGTTAAGTTTCTTTTTCGTGTCTGAAACCCTTTTAGGACTCATCCCTCCCGAAATTTTCATTGCTTGGGCTGGAAAAATGTATAGTCCGTGGTTTTTTCTCGGACTTTTAGCCGTGCTCTCCTATATCGGTGGATTACTGGCGTATTGGATGGGCCGTACCATAACCAAAATACCTTCGGTGCATAATTACTTGGAAGTTAAAATGGAAAAGCAACTTAAAAACTCTCGAAAATGGGGTGGTTTCTTAATTGTTGTGGGGGCCTTACTGCCACTACCCTTTTCAATTTCATGTATTGCTGCTGGAATTATAAAATTTCCTTTTCGAGCAGTAATTCTGTATGGTTCATTGCGCTTATTACGCTTTGTAATTTACGGATTGGTTATTTTCCACGCCTTGTAA
- a CDS encoding HlyD family efflux transporter periplasmic adaptor subunit — MKLLYHKTVNQGNLVFTIIPSENSSFIAKLKTPAKNSGKLKIGQKVNIKIENYPDTEFGILNGTVENISIIPDKDGLYLIDVELPKELITSYNKEIDFKQEMRGSAEIITEDLRLIERFFYQFKEVLKR; from the coding sequence TTGAAGCTTCTATATCACAAAACTGTAAATCAAGGTAATTTAGTATTTACTATTATTCCAAGTGAAAACTCCTCTTTTATAGCCAAACTTAAAACACCTGCTAAAAATTCTGGGAAGCTAAAAATTGGACAAAAAGTAAATATTAAAATTGAAAATTATCCAGATACCGAATTTGGTATATTAAACGGAACAGTTGAAAATATATCTATAATTCCAGACAAAGATGGTTTGTATTTAATAGATGTAGAATTGCCAAAAGAGTTAATTACATCTTACAATAAAGAAATAGACTTTAAACAAGAAATGCGAGGTTCTGCTGAAATCATTACCGAAGATTTAAGATTGATTGAGCGTTTCTTTTATCAGTTTAAAGAAGTGCTAAAAAGGTAA
- a CDS encoding peptidase domain-containing ABC transporter: protein MKANNFPFYKQLDFKDCGATCLKIIAKHYKRTISTQYLRTLSETTREGSSLLNLSEASEKIGFRSIGVKVSLNRLLEAPLPCILHWNKNHYVVFYKKRKESFYISDPAYGLLTYSKEEILNHWIGNNATEQTHEGIALLLEPTPKFYDSNFDKEKPNLGFEFLSKYVFKYKRFLWQLVIGLITASLLQLIFPFLTQSVVDVGIKNQNIHFIYLILFAQLALFIGRTAIEVVRSWILLHLSTRINISLVSDFFIKLMNLPIAFFDTRMTGDILQRINDHKRIEQMLTTSSLSILFSMVNLIMFSLVLAYYNLVLFGIFLSGSILYLLWVIIFLKKRRDIDYKHFSQVSQEQSKVIELVNGMQEIKLHNAEKQKRWSWEFLQARLFKISLEGLALEQYQSVGSGFINELKNILITVLSAKLVIDGEITLGMMLAISYIVGQLNSPISQLINFIHQVQDAKISLDRLSEIHNKEDEEQANEQKISDIPKDADLQLDKVSFRYIGSDQLVLKDLDLIIATNKITAIVGTSGSGKTTLMKLLLKFYEPNEGQIKLGKHDLKHIAHKAWRSQSGVVMQEGYIFSDTIANNIAVGEDYVDKQKLAHAVDVANIKEFIETLPLSYNTKIGMEGVGLSTGQNQRLLIARAVYKNPDFLFFDEATSALDANNEKVIMEKLNTFFKNKTVVVIAHRLSTVKNADKIVVLEQGKIVEVGNHESLVKQKGNYYHLVKNQLELGK from the coding sequence TTGAAAGCAAATAATTTTCCTTTTTATAAACAACTAGATTTTAAGGATTGTGGGGCGACATGTTTAAAAATAATTGCAAAACATTATAAAAGAACCATTTCTACACAATATTTAAGAACTTTAAGCGAGACTACTCGTGAAGGTAGTAGCTTGTTAAATTTAAGCGAGGCTTCGGAAAAAATCGGTTTTAGAAGTATTGGAGTTAAAGTATCATTAAACCGTTTATTAGAAGCCCCTTTACCTTGCATATTGCATTGGAATAAAAATCATTATGTTGTTTTTTATAAAAAAAGAAAAGAAAGTTTTTATATTTCAGACCCTGCTTATGGCTTATTAACATATTCCAAAGAAGAGATTTTAAATCATTGGATAGGAAATAATGCTACTGAACAAACTCATGAGGGCATTGCACTTCTTTTAGAACCTACCCCAAAATTTTATGATTCCAATTTTGATAAAGAAAAGCCAAACCTTGGGTTTGAATTCTTGTCAAAATATGTTTTTAAATATAAACGGTTTTTATGGCAGTTAGTCATTGGTTTAATAACTGCAAGTTTATTACAATTAATATTTCCATTTTTGACCCAAAGCGTTGTTGATGTAGGTATTAAAAACCAAAATATTCATTTTATTTATCTCATTCTATTTGCACAATTGGCGTTATTTATTGGCAGGACAGCAATAGAAGTTGTCAGAAGCTGGATATTATTGCATTTAAGTACTCGCATTAACATCTCTTTAGTTTCTGATTTCTTTATAAAATTGATGAACCTTCCAATAGCCTTTTTTGATACCCGAATGACAGGTGACATTTTACAACGAATTAATGACCATAAGCGTATAGAACAAATGCTAACTACTTCATCTTTAAGTATTTTGTTTTCAATGGTTAACTTAATAATGTTTAGTCTAGTATTAGCTTATTATAATTTGGTGTTATTTGGTATATTTTTATCGGGGAGTATTTTATATCTTTTGTGGGTAATTATTTTTTTAAAAAAACGTAGAGATATAGATTACAAGCATTTTTCACAAGTTAGTCAAGAACAAAGTAAGGTTATTGAACTTGTAAATGGTATGCAAGAAATTAAGCTACATAATGCAGAAAAACAAAAGCGTTGGTCTTGGGAGTTTTTACAAGCTAGGCTTTTTAAAATTTCATTAGAGGGTTTAGCATTAGAACAATATCAAAGTGTAGGCTCTGGATTCATTAATGAATTAAAAAATATTTTAATCACTGTTTTATCGGCAAAATTAGTAATTGATGGAGAAATTACTTTAGGGATGATGTTAGCTATTAGTTATATAGTCGGTCAACTTAACTCTCCAATATCCCAACTTATTAATTTCATTCATCAAGTTCAAGATGCTAAAATAAGTTTAGATAGACTGTCTGAAATCCACAATAAAGAAGATGAAGAACAAGCAAACGAACAGAAAATAAGTGATATACCTAAAGACGCTGATTTACAATTAGATAAAGTGTCTTTTCGTTATATAGGTTCCGACCAATTGGTTTTAAAAGATTTGGATTTAATTATTGCTACCAATAAAATAACTGCCATTGTTGGTACAAGTGGAAGTGGTAAAACTACCTTGATGAAACTGCTTTTAAAGTTTTATGAGCCAAACGAAGGACAAATAAAATTAGGTAAGCACGATTTAAAACATATCGCACATAAAGCATGGCGAAGTCAAAGTGGTGTAGTGATGCAAGAAGGCTATATTTTTAGTGATACTATTGCTAATAATATAGCAGTTGGCGAAGATTATGTAGACAAACAAAAACTTGCTCATGCAGTAGACGTGGCAAATATTAAAGAGTTTATTGAAACTTTGCCATTAAGCTACAATACAAAAATAGGTATGGAAGGAGTTGGTTTAAGTACAGGACAAAACCAACGATTACTTATTGCAAGAGCGGTTTATAAAAATCCTGATTTCTTGTTTTTTGATGAGGCGACTTCTGCGTTAGATGCTAATAATGAAAAAGTGATAATGGAAAAATTAAATACTTTTTTTAAAAACAAAACGGTTGTTGTTATTGCACACCGTTTAAGTACTGTAAAAAATGCAGACAAAATTGTAGTATTGGAACAAGGAAAAATTGTTGAAGTTGGTAATCATGAGAGTTTAGTAAAACAGAAAGGGAATTATTATCATTTGGTTAAGAATCAATTGGAGTTGGGGAAGTAG
- the gwsS gene encoding grasp-with-spasm system SPASM domain peptide maturase: MKKYYRFYECCKLVRGANRTAVYDLQRLNLYFIPNSVIEVFKDYENKGIDTLFSDYSSQKEHLEKHFDYLLSSEIIFTTDNKDVFPAMSSAIEKPLYLDFLFIEIDSLQEFKKSFLENFIDNTGVEHIVIINSSNSTENLNKVLKLLNESRVKLITFISLFDDNLIKEVIALKNKHERLKKLIFFNSPNNDITNTEDESVEYFKNDLNKLLTRRISGIKSFTLNIKAYLESLNHNLYFNRRAYINNNGEVKPSFVHREYYGNIKDEDIKTIVFKEGFQHLWALTKDKIGVCKDCEFRYMCPDNRIPIKIEDRYIHNTDCNYSPYTNTWNEK, from the coding sequence ATGAAAAAGTATTATAGATTTTATGAGTGTTGCAAGTTAGTAAGAGGAGCAAATAGAACTGCAGTCTATGATTTACAAAGATTAAATTTGTATTTTATACCAAATTCTGTAATTGAAGTTTTCAAAGACTATGAAAATAAAGGAATAGATACCCTGTTTAGTGACTATTCTTCTCAAAAAGAACATTTAGAAAAACACTTTGATTATCTGTTATCAAGTGAAATAATTTTTACAACAGATAACAAAGATGTATTTCCTGCTATGAGTTCTGCTATAGAAAAACCTCTTTATTTAGATTTTTTATTTATCGAAATAGATTCTTTACAGGAGTTTAAAAAGAGTTTTTTAGAAAATTTTATTGATAATACGGGTGTAGAGCATATTGTAATTATTAATTCAAGTAATTCTACTGAAAACTTAAATAAAGTATTAAAATTATTGAATGAGTCTAGAGTTAAGCTAATTACATTTATATCATTATTTGATGATAATTTAATTAAGGAGGTCATAGCCTTAAAAAACAAACATGAAAGACTAAAGAAATTGATTTTTTTTAATAGCCCTAATAACGATATAACGAATACAGAAGATGAAAGTGTAGAATATTTTAAAAACGATTTAAACAAACTACTAACAAGAAGAATATCTGGCATTAAAAGTTTTACACTAAACATAAAGGCATATCTTGAATCGTTAAACCATAACCTATACTTCAACAGAAGAGCATATATAAATAATAATGGAGAGGTAAAGCCATCTTTTGTTCATAGAGAATATTACGGAAACATTAAAGATGAGGACATAAAAACCATTGTTTTTAAAGAAGGTTTTCAGCACCTATGGGCTTTAACTAAAGACAAAATTGGTGTTTGTAAAGATTGTGAATTTAGATATATGTGTCCTGATAATAGAATCCCAATAAAAATTGAAGATAGATATATTCATAACACGGATTGTAATTATAGCCCATATACAAATACTTGGAATGAAAAATAA
- the gwsG gene encoding grasp-with-spasm system ATP-grasp peptide maturase — protein sequence MILILSTPTDLDTQNVIDWLVHFNTPFFRLNDEDLLKGNVGFYYDLSNESQAYFSQGNIKIFLKDISVVWFRKFGFLKSYEKVFNKKSDITKYLYTEFIVIRSTIFNLLDSKKWFYRKGNMPTKLEVLKTAQECGLNIPKTKILSNKKALDVFFEFNNNEVLTKSLGEGKHVEYDAGNYPFFTKKIESTASISDKFSPTLFQKYTDKILELRIFYLDGDFYSMAIFSQSNPKTKIDFRSYDMENPTRYVPYSLPNNIKDSIDNLMKKLGLNTGSIDMIHATDNMYYFLEVNPSGQFGMTSTPCNYNLHKKVAQYLYKNSN from the coding sequence ATGATACTTATATTGAGCACTCCCACAGATTTAGACACCCAAAATGTAATAGATTGGTTAGTTCATTTTAATACTCCATTTTTTCGTTTAAATGATGAAGATTTATTAAAAGGAAATGTAGGTTTTTATTACGATTTATCTAATGAATCGCAAGCATATTTCAGTCAAGGAAATATAAAGATATTTTTGAAAGATATATCTGTAGTATGGTTTAGGAAATTTGGATTTCTAAAATCGTATGAAAAAGTATTTAACAAGAAAAGTGATATAACAAAATATCTTTACACAGAGTTTATTGTAATAAGGTCTACTATTTTTAACTTGTTAGACAGCAAAAAATGGTTTTATAGAAAAGGAAATATGCCAACTAAATTGGAGGTTTTAAAAACAGCCCAAGAATGTGGTTTAAATATTCCGAAAACTAAAATTCTTTCAAATAAAAAAGCACTAGATGTTTTTTTTGAGTTTAATAATAACGAAGTGTTAACCAAATCACTAGGAGAAGGTAAACATGTTGAATATGATGCTGGTAATTATCCTTTTTTCACTAAAAAAATAGAAAGCACCGCCTCTATATCTGATAAATTTAGCCCCACATTATTTCAAAAATACACAGATAAAATTTTAGAGTTGAGGATTTTTTATTTGGATGGAGATTTTTATTCAATGGCAATATTTTCTCAAAGTAACCCCAAGACTAAAATAGATTTTAGAAGTTATGATATGGAGAATCCAACAAGATATGTTCCTTATTCATTACCAAATAATATAAAAGATAGTATTGACAATTTGATGAAAAAGCTAGGGCTAAATACAGGCTCAATTGACATGATTCATGCCACAGATAATATGTATTATTTTTTAGAAGTAAATCCATCAGGTCAATTTGGAATGACTAGCACTCCGTGTAACTACAATTTGCATAAAAAAGTTGCTCAATATTTATATAAAAACTCTAATTAA